A portion of the Stigmatella aurantiaca DW4/3-1 genome contains these proteins:
- a CDS encoding DUF2378 family protein yields MPNEKLVFAQSVEALFVRSLGPRIMREERRRLREAGLDLSEPLRPAYLLEQWRTFLRVAAVAVFPSNSTEAAHFALGEHFVQGYRQTAVGRASMSLISQMGPRGTIERISHNFRAGNNFNAARVDELKDRSATLWLKDVAADNPFFSAGFLTETLRGAGAQDIRVEPVAFEDCSATFRISWAQAARRPPSAPHAAVG; encoded by the coding sequence ATGCCGAACGAGAAGCTTGTCTTTGCTCAGTCCGTCGAAGCCCTGTTCGTAAGGTCTCTGGGGCCACGCATCATGCGCGAGGAGCGCCGCCGGCTGCGTGAAGCAGGGCTGGACCTGTCCGAGCCCCTGCGGCCTGCATATCTGTTGGAGCAGTGGCGAACCTTTCTGAGGGTGGCGGCGGTGGCCGTGTTCCCCTCCAACTCCACCGAGGCCGCGCACTTCGCGCTGGGCGAGCACTTCGTGCAGGGCTACCGGCAGACGGCGGTGGGCCGCGCGAGCATGTCGCTCATCTCCCAGATGGGGCCCCGGGGCACGATCGAGCGCATCTCTCACAACTTCCGGGCCGGCAACAACTTCAACGCGGCGCGCGTGGACGAGCTGAAGGACCGCTCCGCCACGCTGTGGCTGAAGGACGTGGCCGCGGACAATCCGTTCTTCAGCGCCGGTTTCCTGACAGAGACGCTCCGGGGCGCGGGCGCCCAGGACATCCGCGTGGAGCCCGTGGCCTTCGAGGACTGCTCGGCCACCTTCCGGATTTCCTGGGCCCAGGCCGCCCGGAGGCCTCCCTCCGCGCCGCACGCCGCCGTGGGGTGA
- a CDS encoding endo-1,4-beta-xylanase has protein sequence MSRPLPLLVTLCLAACGGPEGLPDTAFPDTVGVSPAEAVAVGGGLKTLAATHGITFGGVAKRSAIDNDAAFRTTLTREFNLVTPENELKMKFIQPNRKDEFLWGDADALVNYARSNGLALHGHTLVWYKVPTWVESTALSEREAVMKNFITTVATRYKGKVWAWDVVNEVFNDDGSYRNSVWYQAMGTGFIDKAFWTARTADPAAKLVYNDYGIETINAKSNAVYAMIQGLIAKGVPFDGLAFQMHIKQKGIDYQSFADNMRRFAALGIQLYVSEMDVATNSHPATPADLTAQADVYWNILDRVLQQPAVKAFQLWGVTDKYTWLPENDPLIFDAAYNAKPAYAALEHRLQTGGFSGRYTLVNKRTGKALHVAGSAQTNAAAVVQYELHEDWAAQQWSFNYVGGRSYQVLNHHSALALKVKDGSTLEGALLEQYTPDVSMDSEQWELISAGNGYHALRNKRSQRLLVAFPGDNNTPVHQYSPYVPTAEFTDSQLWTLRRVP, from the coding sequence ATGTCCCGCCCCCTGCCCCTGCTCGTCACGCTCTGCCTTGCGGCCTGCGGAGGGCCCGAGGGTCTCCCGGACACGGCCTTCCCGGACACGGTGGGCGTGAGCCCCGCGGAAGCGGTGGCGGTGGGGGGAGGGCTCAAGACGCTGGCCGCCACCCATGGCATCACCTTTGGAGGGGTGGCCAAGCGCTCGGCGATCGACAACGACGCCGCCTTCCGGACCACGTTGACGCGCGAGTTCAACCTGGTCACCCCCGAGAACGAGCTGAAGATGAAGTTCATCCAGCCCAACCGGAAGGACGAGTTCCTCTGGGGGGACGCCGATGCGCTGGTGAACTACGCCAGGAGCAACGGCCTGGCCCTGCATGGCCACACCCTCGTCTGGTACAAGGTTCCCACCTGGGTCGAGAGCACCGCGCTCAGCGAGCGCGAGGCGGTGATGAAGAACTTCATCACCACGGTGGCCACCCGCTACAAGGGCAAGGTCTGGGCGTGGGATGTGGTCAACGAGGTCTTCAACGACGATGGCTCGTACCGCAACTCCGTCTGGTACCAGGCCATGGGCACGGGCTTCATCGACAAGGCGTTCTGGACGGCGCGCACCGCGGACCCGGCCGCCAAGCTCGTCTACAACGACTATGGCATCGAGACCATCAACGCCAAGTCGAACGCCGTCTACGCGATGATCCAGGGCTTGATCGCCAAGGGCGTGCCCTTCGATGGGCTCGCCTTCCAGATGCACATCAAGCAGAAGGGCATCGACTACCAGAGCTTCGCGGACAACATGCGGCGCTTCGCGGCGCTGGGCATCCAGCTCTACGTCAGCGAGATGGACGTCGCGACCAACAGCCACCCGGCCACCCCGGCGGACCTGACGGCCCAGGCGGACGTCTACTGGAACATCCTCGACCGGGTGCTCCAGCAGCCCGCCGTCAAGGCGTTCCAGCTCTGGGGGGTGACCGACAAGTACACCTGGCTGCCGGAGAACGACCCCCTCATCTTCGACGCGGCCTACAACGCGAAGCCCGCCTACGCGGCGCTGGAGCACCGGCTCCAGACCGGAGGCTTCTCGGGCCGCTACACGCTGGTGAACAAGCGGACCGGCAAGGCCCTGCACGTGGCCGGCAGCGCGCAGACCAACGCGGCCGCGGTGGTGCAGTACGAGCTTCACGAGGACTGGGCCGCCCAGCAGTGGAGCTTCAACTACGTGGGAGGCCGCTCCTACCAGGTCCTCAACCACCACAGCGCGCTGGCGCTGAAGGTCAAGGATGGCTCCACCTTGGAAGGGGCGCTGCTCGAGCAGTACACCCCCGATGTGTCGATGGACAGCGAGCAGTGGGAGCTCATCTCCGCGGGCAACGGCTACCATGCCCTGCGCAACAAGCGCAGCCAGCGCCTGCTGGTGGCCTTCCCCGGGGACAACAACACCCCGGTCCACCAGTACAGCCCCTACGTGCCCACGGCGGAGTTCACCGACAGCCAGCTCTGGACCCTGCGCCGCGTGCCGTGA
- a CDS encoding DEAD/DEAH box helicase, whose translation MAPQISIDFLAAPAAHPALEPFHPVVRRWFAERLGEPSRPQVEGWPLIQTGADVLIAAPTGSGKTLTAFLAAVDQLFRQALEGSLPDSTQVLYVSPLKALGNDVQKNLLQPLEELLARARAEGYRPQELRVQVRTGDTSASERARMLRHPPHILITTPESIYLYLTAERARGTLRSVRTVIVDEIHALARDKRGSHFALSMERLKALTEVRPQLIGLSATQKPLDMIARFLTGATLAECRRVEVGHLRPWELTVEIPDEELGSLATHEMWGQVYDRLVQLTSEHRTTLIFVNTRRLAERVAHDLGERLGHDKVAAHHGSMSREIRLSAEERLKSGQLSAMVATASLELGIDVGNVDMVVQLGSTRAISVLLQRVGRAGHYKGGISKGILFAMTRDELMECAALLNAVREGDLDAVRMPEKPLDVLAQQIVAACACEEWDERALFAIFQRAHPYRDLTWEEYQTVLEMLSEGVALRRGRSGVHLHRDRVNHRLKARRGVRITALTNGGAIPDTFTFSVTAEPEGKVVGQLDEDFAVESSPGDIFLLGSTAWRIQRVIGSTVQVEDAKGAPPNVPFWRGEAPGRTDELSLQVGRLREELLRHENPALFLQKELRMSAPAVDALLGYLRLGQKMLGVVPTHTTVVAERFFDEAGGMQLIIHAPFGSRVNRAWGMALRKSFCRSFDFELQAAATEDGILLSLGDQHSFPLADIFDFVHPDRAEEVLTQAILQAPIFGTRFRWNATRSLALNRFMGGKRVAPNLQRARSEDLLAAVFPAQVGCQDNHGGGDIELPDHPLVKQTMDDCLREAMDIEGLREVLRRMKDGRIRLEARDVPEPSVFAHQMIHSMPYTFLDDAPAEERRVRNVALRRAMPAEDAASFGSLDADAIAQVVEDAAPPMRDSDELHDALLQLVLLRAAEVPRGLEVPLFQQGRVAWLERPGGRFLVPAERGNAVRALFPEAQLQPPLPVLEGDRPIEREAATLQVVRGYMEMLGPTTVGELARLVLLDETDVNVALHQLEGSGNVLRGQFRPMLNPRSPEVPPPPLEWCDRRLLQRIHRLTVGRLRKEIEPLSAQDFMRFLFRWHHLEELDALRGSTGLLKAVTLLQGYEAPASAWERFLLPARMKGYTPDLLEHVCYGGEVAWGRLTVKDARPQPGPRRGAPVPPPEPEAPRTRAPQPTRNASLTFARRENLDWMLAAARPNAVLSDGGVWLPADLSAAARDVVAVLEQRGACFFNDLVSRARRLPAEIEDALWELVARGLVTADAVQNLRVLQSPAQRRRQKLLQRGGPGRWSLLVPSEPKPAEEVTDALARLFLQRYGIVWRDLVMREALAPSWRELLFVYRRMEARGEVRGGRFVSGFVGEQFALPEAVDVARAVRRHAPSGVRVQLSAVDPLNLTGVVTPGPRVPATVGNVVTWVDGIPQAVDALAEEGGEDTEGEEDEGQAATR comes from the coding sequence ATGGCCCCTCAAATCTCCATCGACTTTCTCGCCGCCCCGGCGGCACACCCGGCGTTGGAGCCGTTTCACCCCGTGGTGCGGCGCTGGTTCGCCGAGCGCTTGGGAGAGCCTTCCCGGCCCCAGGTCGAAGGCTGGCCCCTGATTCAGACCGGCGCCGACGTCCTCATCGCCGCGCCCACCGGCAGCGGCAAGACGCTCACGGCCTTCCTGGCCGCAGTGGATCAGCTCTTCCGTCAGGCCCTGGAAGGCTCGCTGCCGGACAGCACCCAGGTGCTGTACGTGTCGCCGCTCAAGGCGCTGGGCAACGATGTGCAGAAGAACCTCCTCCAGCCGCTGGAGGAGTTGCTGGCGCGCGCCCGCGCGGAGGGCTACCGGCCTCAGGAATTGCGCGTGCAGGTCCGCACCGGAGACACCTCCGCCTCCGAGCGGGCGCGGATGCTGCGCCATCCCCCGCACATCCTCATCACCACGCCGGAGTCCATCTACCTGTACCTCACGGCCGAGCGGGCCCGGGGCACGCTGCGCTCCGTGCGCACCGTCATCGTGGATGAAATCCACGCGCTGGCGCGCGACAAGCGGGGCAGCCACTTCGCGCTCTCCATGGAGCGCCTCAAGGCCCTCACCGAGGTGCGCCCGCAGCTCATCGGCCTGTCGGCCACGCAGAAGCCGCTCGACATGATCGCCCGCTTCCTCACCGGCGCCACGCTCGCGGAGTGCCGGCGGGTGGAGGTGGGACACCTGCGGCCGTGGGAACTGACGGTCGAGATTCCGGACGAGGAGCTGGGCTCGCTGGCCACCCACGAGATGTGGGGCCAGGTCTACGACCGGTTGGTGCAGCTCACCTCCGAGCACCGCACCACGCTCATCTTCGTCAACACGCGGCGGCTGGCCGAGCGCGTGGCGCACGACCTGGGCGAGCGGCTGGGCCACGACAAGGTGGCGGCGCACCATGGCAGCATGTCCCGCGAGATTCGCCTCTCGGCGGAGGAGCGGCTCAAGTCGGGCCAGCTCTCGGCGATGGTGGCCACCGCCTCCCTGGAGCTGGGCATCGACGTGGGCAACGTGGACATGGTGGTGCAGCTGGGCAGCACGCGCGCCATCTCCGTGCTGCTCCAGCGGGTGGGCCGCGCGGGCCACTATAAAGGAGGCATCTCCAAGGGCATCCTCTTCGCGATGACGCGCGACGAGTTGATGGAGTGCGCCGCGCTGCTCAACGCCGTGCGCGAGGGGGACCTGGACGCGGTGCGCATGCCGGAGAAGCCGCTCGATGTGCTGGCGCAGCAGATTGTCGCCGCGTGCGCCTGCGAGGAGTGGGATGAGCGGGCCCTGTTCGCCATCTTCCAGCGCGCGCACCCCTACCGGGACCTCACCTGGGAGGAGTACCAGACGGTGCTGGAGATGCTCTCCGAGGGGGTGGCGCTGCGCCGGGGCCGCAGCGGGGTGCACCTGCACCGGGACCGGGTGAACCACCGGCTGAAGGCGCGCCGCGGGGTGCGCATCACCGCGTTGACCAACGGCGGGGCCATCCCCGACACCTTCACCTTCTCCGTCACCGCCGAGCCCGAGGGCAAGGTGGTGGGGCAGCTCGACGAGGACTTCGCGGTGGAGTCCTCCCCCGGGGACATCTTCCTCCTGGGCTCCACGGCGTGGCGCATCCAGCGCGTCATCGGCAGCACGGTGCAGGTGGAGGACGCCAAGGGCGCGCCGCCCAACGTGCCCTTCTGGCGCGGCGAGGCCCCGGGGCGCACGGACGAGCTGTCCTTGCAGGTGGGGCGGCTGCGCGAGGAGTTGCTGCGGCATGAGAACCCGGCCCTCTTCCTCCAGAAGGAACTGCGCATGTCCGCGCCCGCGGTGGATGCGCTGCTGGGCTACCTGCGGCTGGGGCAGAAGATGCTGGGCGTGGTGCCCACCCACACCACGGTGGTGGCCGAGCGCTTCTTCGACGAGGCGGGCGGCATGCAGCTCATCATCCACGCGCCCTTCGGCAGCCGCGTCAACCGGGCCTGGGGCATGGCGCTGCGCAAGAGCTTCTGCCGCTCCTTCGACTTCGAGTTGCAGGCCGCCGCCACCGAGGATGGCATCCTGCTGTCGCTGGGGGATCAGCACTCGTTCCCCCTGGCGGACATCTTCGACTTCGTCCACCCGGACCGCGCGGAGGAGGTGCTCACCCAGGCCATTCTTCAGGCGCCCATCTTCGGCACCCGCTTCCGGTGGAATGCCACGCGCTCGCTGGCGCTCAACCGCTTCATGGGGGGCAAGCGCGTGGCGCCCAACCTCCAGCGCGCCCGGAGCGAGGATCTGCTGGCGGCCGTCTTCCCGGCGCAGGTGGGGTGCCAGGACAACCACGGCGGCGGGGACATCGAGCTGCCCGACCATCCGCTGGTGAAGCAGACCATGGATGACTGTCTGCGCGAGGCCATGGACATCGAGGGCTTGCGCGAGGTGCTGCGCCGCATGAAGGACGGCCGCATCCGCCTGGAGGCGCGGGATGTTCCGGAGCCCAGCGTCTTCGCGCACCAGATGATCCACAGCATGCCGTACACCTTCCTGGACGATGCGCCCGCGGAGGAGCGGCGGGTGCGCAACGTGGCGTTGCGGCGGGCGATGCCGGCCGAGGACGCCGCGTCCTTTGGCTCGCTGGACGCGGATGCCATCGCCCAGGTGGTGGAGGATGCGGCGCCGCCCATGCGGGACTCGGACGAACTGCACGACGCGCTGCTCCAGTTGGTGCTGCTGCGCGCCGCCGAGGTGCCCCGGGGCCTGGAAGTGCCGCTCTTTCAGCAGGGACGGGTGGCGTGGCTGGAGCGGCCGGGCGGGCGCTTCCTGGTCCCCGCCGAGCGGGGCAACGCGGTGCGGGCCCTCTTCCCCGAGGCGCAGCTCCAGCCGCCGCTGCCGGTGCTGGAGGGAGACCGGCCTATAGAGCGCGAGGCCGCCACGCTTCAGGTGGTGCGCGGCTACATGGAGATGCTGGGGCCCACCACGGTGGGGGAACTGGCCCGGCTCGTCCTGCTGGACGAGACCGATGTGAACGTGGCCCTGCACCAGTTGGAGGGCTCGGGCAATGTGCTGCGGGGGCAGTTCCGGCCCATGCTCAACCCACGCTCGCCGGAGGTGCCGCCCCCGCCGCTCGAGTGGTGTGACCGGCGCCTGCTCCAGCGCATCCACCGCCTCACCGTGGGACGGCTGCGCAAGGAAATCGAGCCGCTGAGCGCGCAGGACTTCATGCGCTTTCTCTTCCGGTGGCACCACCTGGAAGAGCTGGATGCGCTGCGGGGCTCCACCGGCCTGCTCAAGGCCGTCACCCTGCTTCAGGGCTACGAAGCCCCGGCCTCCGCCTGGGAGCGCTTCCTGCTGCCCGCGCGCATGAAGGGCTATACGCCGGACCTGCTGGAGCACGTCTGCTACGGAGGCGAGGTGGCCTGGGGGCGGCTCACGGTGAAGGATGCGCGGCCCCAGCCCGGGCCTCGCCGGGGGGCCCCGGTGCCCCCGCCGGAGCCCGAGGCCCCGCGGACACGCGCCCCTCAGCCCACGCGCAACGCCAGCCTCACCTTTGCCCGGCGGGAGAACCTGGACTGGATGCTCGCCGCCGCGCGTCCCAACGCCGTGCTTTCGGATGGGGGCGTGTGGTTGCCCGCGGACCTGTCCGCCGCCGCGCGCGACGTGGTGGCCGTCCTGGAGCAGCGCGGCGCCTGCTTCTTCAATGATCTGGTGTCCCGGGCCCGGCGCCTGCCAGCGGAAATCGAAGACGCGCTGTGGGAGCTGGTGGCGCGGGGGCTCGTCACGGCGGACGCGGTGCAGAACCTGCGCGTGCTCCAGAGCCCAGCCCAGCGCCGGCGCCAGAAGCTGTTGCAGCGCGGGGGGCCGGGGCGCTGGAGCCTGCTGGTGCCCTCCGAGCCGAAGCCCGCGGAGGAGGTGACCGACGCGCTGGCCCGCCTGTTCCTCCAGCGCTACGGCATCGTCTGGAGAGACCTGGTGATGCGCGAGGCGCTGGCGCCCTCCTGGCGGGAGCTGCTGTTCGTGTACCGGCGCATGGAGGCGCGTGGGGAGGTGCGGGGCGGGCGCTTCGTGTCCGGCTTCGTGGGCGAGCAGTTCGCGCTGCCGGAGGCGGTGGATGTGGCGCGGGCGGTGCGGCGCCACGCGCCCTCGGGTGTGCGGGTGCAGTTGTCCGCGGTGGATCCACTCAACCTCACGGGCGTGGTGACACCGGGCCCCCGGGTGCCTGCCACGGTGGGCAATGTCGTCACCTGGGTGGATGGGATTCCACAGGCCGTCGATGCCCTCGCAGAGGAAGGCGGCGAAGACACGGAAGGCGAGGAGGACGAGGGCCAGGCGGCCACGCGCTGA
- a CDS encoding aromatic ring-hydroxylating oxygenase subunit alpha: MSPRDEARAPGAPAGNISVVRLPNCWFILCASGELGGKPLMRTLQGTPLVLFRGDGGRPAALLDRCPHRNVPLSLGRVVEGQLQCGYHGWRFDAAGECRAIPGLTGETRAKARCAASYATREQDGFVWVYSTPGVEPTSEPYRFPLLDAPGYSSVRRVVRAPGSLHAALENTLDVPHTAFLHGGLFRTAKKSNEIEVVVRRGPDRVEAEYIGEPRPKGLVGRVLAPGGGVVQHFDRFLMPSIAQVEYRIGQESHLMVSSAMTPVSDWDTLIYAVVTFRLPIPHWLVKPFLTPVALHIFSQDSRILKQQTDSIHRFGTEMYVSTELDVLGPAILRLLRTAEREKSAPALEAVQETRLKMLV, translated from the coding sequence ATGAGTCCTCGTGACGAGGCGCGGGCGCCAGGCGCGCCGGCCGGAAATATTTCGGTGGTCCGGCTGCCGAACTGCTGGTTCATCCTCTGCGCCTCGGGCGAGTTGGGTGGCAAGCCGCTCATGCGCACCCTTCAGGGCACCCCGCTGGTGCTGTTCCGAGGAGACGGCGGGCGGCCCGCGGCGCTGCTGGATCGCTGCCCCCACCGCAACGTGCCGCTGTCCCTGGGGCGTGTCGTCGAAGGCCAGCTCCAGTGTGGCTACCACGGGTGGCGCTTCGACGCGGCCGGGGAGTGCCGCGCCATTCCCGGGCTGACGGGGGAGACGCGCGCCAAGGCCCGCTGTGCTGCCTCGTACGCCACGCGCGAGCAGGACGGGTTCGTGTGGGTGTACTCGACGCCCGGCGTGGAGCCCACCTCGGAGCCCTACCGCTTTCCGCTGCTGGATGCGCCCGGCTACAGCTCCGTGCGCCGCGTGGTGCGCGCCCCGGGCTCGCTGCATGCCGCGCTGGAGAACACGCTGGATGTGCCGCACACCGCGTTTCTCCACGGAGGGTTGTTCCGCACCGCGAAGAAGAGCAACGAAATCGAGGTGGTGGTGCGAAGGGGCCCGGACCGCGTGGAGGCCGAGTACATCGGCGAACCGCGCCCGAAGGGGCTGGTGGGCCGGGTGCTCGCCCCGGGCGGTGGGGTGGTGCAGCACTTCGACCGCTTCTTGATGCCGTCCATCGCCCAGGTGGAGTACCGCATCGGCCAGGAGAGCCACCTGATGGTGAGCTCCGCGATGACGCCGGTGTCGGACTGGGACACGCTCATCTACGCGGTGGTGACGTTCCGGCTGCCCATCCCCCACTGGCTGGTGAAGCCGTTCCTCACCCCCGTGGCGCTGCACATCTTCTCGCAGGACTCGCGCATCCTGAAGCAGCAGACGGACTCCATCCACCGGTTCGGCACGGAGATGTATGTCTCCACCGAGCTGGATGTGCTCGGCCCCGCCATCCTCCGGCTCCTGCGCACCGCGGAGCGGGAGAAGAGCGCGCCCGCGCTGGAGGCCGTGCAGGAGACGCGGCTGAAGATGCTCGTGTGA
- a CDS encoding DUF2171 domain-containing protein — protein sequence MVDAKQVQPKMPVICSNNVPFARVDHMDGSDTIKLARDENGEHHYIPLSWVQSVDDAGIHLDRPGKEAMKQWSTEPLH from the coding sequence ATGGTCGACGCCAAGCAGGTGCAGCCCAAGATGCCGGTGATTTGCTCCAACAATGTCCCCTTTGCCCGGGTGGACCACATGGATGGCAGCGACACCATCAAGCTCGCCCGCGATGAGAACGGTGAGCACCACTACATCCCCCTGTCCTGGGTGCAATCGGTGGACGATGCGGGCATCCACCTCGACCGCCCCGGCAAGGAAGCCATGAAGCAGTGGTCCACCGAACCCCTGCACTGA
- a CDS encoding PLP-dependent cysteine synthase family protein, with protein MPPRLPCRPLPADGRFLQAMGPTPLVPVRLREEYPTLWCKLEFLNASGSTKDRIARYMLEKAWRMGELSPGGEVVEASSGSTSIALALASAQMGVKFTAVMPEGVTGERVLTIRAYGGNVVLTPRGEGIRGAIARAEELARERGAFAPRQFENPDNAEAHRVWTGQEILSQIPGGLVHGVVSGVGTGGTVVGLYQAFAEAGCPVTPFVARPISSLGTDIECCSFSSRVPGVVDGLSRLYREPDLPGLVELNISDEVAMNTARALIQRGFPVGPSSGLNYAAAVEAAKRLGPGAQVVTVFPDRMERYFSTELLQPKEPA; from the coding sequence ATGCCCCCTCGTTTGCCCTGCCGCCCCCTGCCCGCCGACGGCCGTTTCCTCCAGGCCATGGGCCCCACCCCGCTGGTGCCGGTCCGGCTGCGCGAGGAGTACCCCACGCTCTGGTGCAAGCTGGAGTTCCTCAACGCGAGCGGCTCCACGAAGGACCGCATCGCCCGCTACATGTTGGAGAAGGCGTGGCGGATGGGCGAGCTGAGCCCCGGCGGCGAGGTGGTGGAGGCTTCCAGTGGCTCGACGAGCATCGCGCTGGCGCTGGCCTCGGCGCAGATGGGGGTGAAGTTCACCGCGGTCATGCCCGAGGGCGTCACCGGCGAGCGCGTGCTCACCATCCGGGCCTACGGCGGCAACGTGGTGCTCACCCCGCGCGGCGAGGGCATCCGGGGCGCCATCGCCCGGGCGGAGGAGCTGGCGCGCGAGCGGGGCGCCTTCGCGCCGCGCCAGTTCGAGAACCCGGACAATGCCGAGGCGCACCGGGTGTGGACGGGCCAGGAGATCCTCTCCCAGATTCCGGGAGGGCTGGTGCACGGCGTGGTGAGCGGGGTGGGCACGGGCGGCACCGTGGTGGGGCTGTACCAAGCCTTCGCGGAGGCGGGCTGTCCGGTGACACCCTTCGTGGCCCGGCCCATCTCCAGCCTGGGCACCGACATCGAGTGCTGTAGCTTCAGCTCGCGGGTGCCCGGCGTGGTGGACGGCCTGTCGCGGCTCTACCGGGAGCCGGACCTGCCGGGGCTGGTGGAGCTGAACATCTCGGACGAGGTGGCCATGAACACCGCGCGCGCCCTCATCCAGCGAGGCTTTCCGGTGGGGCCCTCGTCGGGGCTCAACTACGCGGCGGCGGTGGAGGCGGCGAAGCGGCTGGGCCCCGGCGCCCAGGTGGTGACGGTGTTCCCGGACCGCATGGAGCGCTACTTCTCCACCGAGCTTCTCCAGCCGAAAGAGCCCGCGTAG